From the genome of Plectropomus leopardus isolate mb chromosome 9, YSFRI_Pleo_2.0, whole genome shotgun sequence:
ATTTCTGTCCTTCAAGCAAATACAAATATACAGCCAAACTTTTGGTCCGAGGGTTCGCTAATACTCTGTGTGTGGAAGAGTAGATCAAGTGGAGGAAACCTATGAATAAAGAGCTGACACTCACTGTAGTCACTGTAGCCGCCCATATTGCCCTGGCTGCTGTATCCACCTGAATACCCTGAGCTCAGCTGGCCTCCGCTGTAAGACGACTGGTTCCCTGTAGAGAGAAAACATCATATCCAGTTAAGGAGGGCATGACAGACTCGTGTTATTCCATAGATGTGTGCTGCTGATTTTGCGAAGCCGAGCATCGTCAAGGTCACACGgtttttgtgcttgtgtgcaAATATGTTCATCCATGAGGACGCCAAGAGTCACTTGACTTCCATTACTGAAACTCACCCATGCCACCCATCATCTGGCTGCCGTAGGCTCCGTTACTGCCACCTGCTGTTGAGTTTAAGAACAGCTCCACGTAGCGGTGCTCTGGAGGGCAGGGAGAGGAAACCATGAATGTCGTGATAAACATCTTCACACGGGGCGGAAGTGGTTAAGTTAGCTATTTTGAACTCACGCATGTTAGCTTTGTCTTTGGACATGGCTGCCACAGCATCCTCGTGTGTTGCAAACTCTACATCTGCCTCCCCGGTTACTCTGCCATCTGGGCCGATCTCAATATGGACCCGCACTGGATTCAACGGCGAGAAGAACTAAGACATACAAACAAGGACAAATTAAACAATTTGTGTAAGATACAATCACAAAGCAATACTTCATCTGTAAAATAACCATTAGTCAATTACTAATGTCTGTGTCTCCTTAAATTTGTGAATAAAACTTCTTTGgatgcctccacggtgaacagagaagccaaaaaaggcaaacattcttCCTGTTtacgttgaaaaaaaaaagaagccctgTTTAATAACAGCATaactatgtcaaaacatctgtttacacacacaatttgtgcagtataatccaagtctgaTTTATCCAGCTGTGTGCTCAGTACTTCTGCTTTGAGCAAGAaccttattatttaaaatacttcTGCATTTACATAGAAAGCACAAGCTACGCCTCTGTGCATGAGACCGGACACAGAAGTTTTAAATCTGaacattttatcaaaaatacatgtgttaGTGAAGTACTGAGCACATGACTGACtacactgcatgagttgtgtgagtttgcaatggatgtttttatagttttgctgtAGGCCATCATGACCcaagtttctctgtttttggattctttgttcactgtggagacGTAAGAAAAGAAAGTGGCGAGCAAttgaaaaatgctcattttgCAGGTAAAGTACGCAAAGTAAATAGCGTTTCAGCACTGCAGTCATTTTGCAGTTACTCCTATGACTTACATTGTagatgtctgtctctgtggctCTGTACGGCAGGCCCCTCATGTGGACACAGTGGCCTGTTGTGCTCTGGAAGGAAGAGCCACCATCGCCATACCGTCCATCTGATACacctgaatatttaaaattaagattaacAAAAGGTCCTATGAAGACTTTGAACCTAATCTTTTTGATTCTACTGCACAGTCTTAGCACCACGTGACATAAGAAGagttattattaaaacaatTGCACAGGATGATATCACTAAATCTGATTTCAGTTCATCTGCAGTCCACAAGACGCCCACCTCCTCCGTAGCCTCCGCGACGCATTCTGTCATAGGATCCCCCTCGGCCCATCATGTTGTAGCCGCGACCACCAGAGGGCCGGTCATAGGGGCCCGGTCTCTGCATGCCCATGGGCTTCCGCTGGGGTTCGTAATGGGTCCGCACCTCAGCGCGGCTACTCTTGAAGATCTCAATGTACCTAAGAGCATAGAGATACCACAGTGAGGGCATGGGGAATGGACCGAGCACAGCTGCATTTGCTCAATACTGATGAATCTGGCCTATCAGATGCTGTCATGGTGCAGTCCATAGGTAGTAGTATCTTTGAGTGCCTAATGCAAGTTGTTAATAGATATAAAGAACAACTTATGCACTGAGTTGCAAAATTCAAGCTTTCCAAATTTATAAGGGCCTTATTgactttttacacttttcttaTGGTTACCTGAAGTGTTATATATCTGATAGAATAGAGCGTCCTGTGTCCTTGCCATGACAGCcattgtcctgttttttttagagggacagagagagctCCAGCCCTTCTGCATCTCACTCTAAGCTTTACCTGTGACAGTGGGCTCCAGATCCGTGTGTACAGTGGCCCTCTGATTTTACCACCAGGGAGACTTCCTTACCATTTTATCAACGAGGACTGATGTTTAGTGCTGAGACACCATTTGTTCTCAAAATTAAGCATGGACTCTAAATTCACGCTTCATGTCACACTTGTGAATGGTGCCCAAGCACTAATCTTCCCATTGAACATTGTGAATGTGTGGCGTATTTGGATCTAACAAGGCAATTTGTCTATGTGTTTGCAGTTACTAATATGTTTACATGAGCCAAAGGTGATGTAGTGTCCGTTTTGCATTTAATTCACATGTTGAGGGTGCACACCATAAGAAAAGCAACTTATCcagccaaccaaccaaccatcCCCACCTGTGCCCTATTCTTTCCTTGTGTTTCTTTAGAGCCTTTTCAGCTATATCCTGTGAAGCAAACTGCACGAAGGCCTCCCCCGTACTCCTCCCCTGGATGTCCACCGGCAATGTTATCCCATTTGGCACGATTTCCAACCCTTCAACCCAAGGACAGATAACCCCAGCAGGGGACATATTAAATCACATGCCCAATCACAGTGAGAACTTTCTCTAAAGAGAGATAGAAAACTTATGGAAAACTCTATACATCATCACACATACCAGTTCAGTTTTTAACCAGTGACTGGCCATTTAAACGACttatatttattgtactttGGGGATAAAATAGAAATGAGAGGATAGAGGAAGAATATGGAAAAGGGCACTGTGCGGGACATCGGGCTAGTATTGGTGTGTTGATGAAGAGAGATAAAGATCCTGGTGGGTGAcatgaggtaaaattactggtTGCCAATTAGGAACTGATGCAACACTTGCCGTGTAACGTGtataagaaaaatgcatttatagGACAAGGGTGTGagtaaatggggaaaaaagaaacgaTGACACGGGGGTAAAAGACTGTCTAATCAGTGATGAGTGGGACCCATTCCATCATTAGTCAATTACCAGTAGGCACACAACATTCAAATACACTGTTTTACATCATCAGACCTAAttcaagagaaaaaagggaTGAAAATGGGCTTAAGATGAATATGATGGGCAAGGATGGGAAAGGTGTTTGCATAAAAGATTCCTGCCTTTTAGTTAAGCATAAAGTCTTCAAATAATTCCTCTATTTAAACAACTAGCTTCCTTTTCTGGCGTCATTTCCTCACTGCTCACCAAAAGCATTAATGCTTTTACTGTACTATTATGTAATATACAGGAGATTATAATGGTTTTCCAATCGCATATTGGCTTCTTTGTAAAATCAGATGCAAGTATTGGTAAGTGTCCATAGGagaaaggaaacaagaaaaggaagatgaaaaaataaattaaaaaaataaattgaatttaaaaaaattcactaacaatattttaataagtTTTACAATTGATCCACGAGCCTTCTTACCTGAGAAAAACTGCACTATCTCCTCCTTGCTGCAGCCAAAAGGAAGGCCTCGGAGTCGGACGAGCCCATCTCCTGCTGTTTCTGGACAGTTTGGACCGGTGTGCTTCATGACCCAGTCCATCTCGACATTATTGGATTTAAAAACTGTATCACACCACAAATAACAATCAGCTATCAGAGCATGCATTTTAAG
Proteins encoded in this window:
- the hnrnph1 gene encoding heterogeneous nuclear ribonucleoprotein H isoform X2, encoding MADEGYVVRIRGLPWSCSVDEVQRFFSDCKIINNGGGIHFTYTREGRPSGEAFVELETEEDLKIAVKKDRETMGHRYVEVFKSNNVEMDWVMKHTGPNCPETAGDGLVRLRGLPFGCSKEEIVQFFSGLEIVPNGITLPVDIQGRSTGEAFVQFASQDIAEKALKKHKERIGHRYIEIFKSSRAEVRTHYEPQRKPMGMQRPGPYDRPSGGRGYNMMGRGGSYDRMRRGGYGGGVSDGRYGDGGSSFQSTTGHCVHMRGLPYRATETDIYNFFSPLNPVRVHIEIGPDGRVTGEADVEFATHEDAVAAMSKDKANMQHRYVELFLNSTAGGSNGAYGSQMMGGMGNQSSYSGGQLSSGYSGGYSSQGNMGGYSDYIR
- the hnrnph1 gene encoding heterogeneous nuclear ribonucleoprotein H isoform X1, with protein sequence MADEGYVVRIRGLPWSCSVDEVQRFFSDCKIINNGGGIHFTYTREGRPSGEAFVELETEEDLKIAVKKDRETMGHRYVEVFKSNNVEMDWVMKHTGPNCPETAGDGLVRLRGLPFGCSKEEIVQFFSGLEIVPNGITLPVDIQGRSTGEAFVQFASQDIAEKALKKHKERIGHRYIEIFKSSRAEVRTHYEPQRKPMGMQRPGPYDRPSGGRGYNMMGRGGSYDRMRRGGYGGGVSDGRYGDGGSSFQSTTGHCVHMRGLPYRATETDIYNFFSPLNPVRVHIEIGPDGRVTGEADVEFATHEDAVAAMSKDKANMQHRYVELFLNSTAGGSNGAYGSQMMGGMGNQSSYSGGQLSSGYSGGYSSQGNMGGYSDYSNQGGMGSSYYGGGGGGGSRGSMNGLGGGWGM